Genomic segment of Deltaproteobacteria bacterium:
GTCTGTGGTGAACACTAGTCTAGGAGAGCATGTTAAGAATGGGCGTAGAGATACTAGTGCGAAAAACGGCAGCGAGGCTTCTAAGGAAGAACATTTCGCAAAGGGACTTGAAAAGGATAACGAGGATCCTCTTAAACGACTTGGAATGCAGGACTACGGAACTAAGCCTGTTATTAACCGATGACGATGAGATTTCTGTTTTAAACGCGCAGTATCGAAACAAGCCCGTACCGACCGATGTATTGTCCTTTTCTCTCAGAGAGGGCGATTATGCAGAATATTGTCAAAATGTTTTAGGCGATATTGTAATTTCCGTAGCTACGGCCGCAAGAAATGCTACTTTGCGCGATGAGAGCCTAAGAAACGAAATCGTAAGATTGTTGATTCATGGCTTGCTGCATTTAGTTGGTTGCGAACATGAGGGGGTGTCTAAAAGTATAGCCAATAAAATGAAGCGAGAAGAAAGGCGCCTTTATGAAGTTGTTAAATCAGTACGATGATCGGAGCTTAAGATGACTGCGAATAGCGGGTTTGAAGAAATAGCCACTATCCTTGGTTTGGCGATGCTAGCTGGGGTTGTGGGCCAGAAGTTGCGGCAGCCCTTAATTATTATGTTTTTGGTCGCTGGTGTTCTTGCTGGCCCGTCTGTTTTCGGAATTATTAAGAGCTACGATCAGATCGAGCTCCTGGCACATATCGGCGTGGCACTTCTCCTGTTTATCGTAGGGCTAAAA
This window contains:
- the ybeY gene encoding rRNA maturation RNase YbeY, whose translation is MGVEILVRKTAARLLRKNISQRDLKRITRILLNDLECRTTELSLLLTDDDEISVLNAQYRNKPVPTDVLSFSLREGDYAEYCQNVLGDIVISVATAARNATLRDESLRNEIVRLLIHGLLHLVGCEHEGVSKSIANKMKREERRLYEVVKSVR